One segment of Sinorhizobium sp. BG8 DNA contains the following:
- the truA gene encoding tRNA pseudouridine(38-40) synthase TruA, whose amino-acid sequence MPRYRLLIEYDGTPYVGWQRQDNGPSVQGAIENAILSLTGETVSIRGAGRTDSGVHAMGQVAHADLTRDWTDHTLRNALNAHLGQAGERVAILAAAKVADDFDARFSALRRHYLYRIISRPAPLALEANRAWFVTRALDHEAMHAAAQVLVGRHDFTTFRAAQCQANSPVRTIDRLDVTRSGDCIEIRATAQSFLHNQIRSFAGTLKLAGEGKWSVDDVRRALEARDRKACGPVAPPDGLYFMQVDYP is encoded by the coding sequence ATGCCGCGCTATCGCCTCCTCATAGAGTATGATGGCACGCCCTATGTCGGTTGGCAGCGGCAGGATAACGGTCCCTCCGTGCAAGGTGCGATTGAAAACGCGATCCTGTCGCTGACGGGCGAGACGGTTTCCATTCGCGGAGCGGGCCGCACTGATTCCGGCGTCCATGCCATGGGGCAGGTGGCTCATGCCGATCTCACTCGCGACTGGACGGACCATACCTTGCGCAACGCGTTGAACGCGCACCTCGGCCAGGCCGGGGAAAGGGTCGCGATCCTCGCAGCAGCCAAGGTGGCCGACGACTTCGACGCGCGGTTCTCGGCGCTCCGCCGGCACTATCTTTACCGCATCATCTCCCGCCCGGCGCCGCTTGCCCTCGAGGCTAACCGCGCCTGGTTCGTGACACGAGCGCTCGATCACGAAGCGATGCATGCGGCCGCTCAAGTTCTGGTCGGCAGGCACGACTTCACCACGTTCCGGGCCGCCCAGTGCCAGGCCAATAGTCCCGTACGGACGATCGACCGCCTCGATGTTACCCGGTCGGGCGATTGCATCGAGATTCGAGCCACCGCACAGAGCTTCCTTCACAACCAGATACGCTCCTTCGCCGGAACGCTTAAGCTTGCCGGAGAGGGCAAGTGGAGCGTGGACGACGTTCGCCGCGCGCTGGAAGCCCGCGACCGCAAGGCATGCGGTCCTGTGGCCCCTCCGGACGGCCTCTACTTCATGCAGGTCGATTACCCCTGA
- the ybeY gene encoding rRNA maturation RNase YbeY has translation MSEIDIQISVEEGPWPSEDDLLVMSERVLFAAAEFLAKEEGQPFPDTEPELSLVFTSDEEIRAINAEWRNQDKPTNVLSFPAFPVVPGKMPGPMLGDIILAYETLEREAAELGKTFDAHLTHLLVHGFLHLFGYDHMETEEAEKMEGLETRILARLGLSDPYGDDPV, from the coding sequence ATGAGCGAAATCGATATACAGATCAGCGTCGAGGAGGGTCCGTGGCCCTCCGAGGACGACCTTCTCGTAATGAGTGAGCGCGTACTTTTCGCGGCGGCGGAATTTCTTGCCAAGGAGGAAGGGCAGCCCTTCCCGGATACGGAGCCGGAGCTTTCCCTCGTCTTCACGTCAGATGAGGAGATCCGCGCAATCAACGCCGAGTGGAGGAACCAGGACAAGCCGACCAACGTGCTTTCGTTCCCGGCGTTCCCCGTCGTGCCTGGAAAAATGCCCGGGCCCATGCTCGGCGACATCATTCTCGCCTACGAAACGCTTGAGCGCGAAGCGGCCGAATTGGGCAAGACGTTTGACGCGCATTTGACGCATCTTCTTGTCCATGGATTTCTGCACCTCTTCGGTTATGATCATATGGAGACGGAAGAGGCAGAAAAAATGGAAGGGCTGGAGACTCGCATTTTGGCGCGGCTTGGCCTATCTGATCCCTACGGGGATGACCCGGTTTGA
- the trmB gene encoding tRNA (guanosine(46)-N7)-methyltransferase TrmB, with protein sequence MESERRTRATEAFFGRRKGKPLRDLQAQRLENLLPRFKVDLSVPAPAEIGSLFDFDPARIRLEIGFGGGEHLIHRALENPSTAFIGVEPFVNSMAKLVGRVEETGALNIRLYDDDATELLDWLPEGSLDQIDLLYPDPWPKRKHWKRRFVSKVNLDRFARVLKPGGSFCFASDIDTYVNWTLLHCGAHPAFEWTAENAADWLTPFEGWPSTRYEAKAKREGRKSAYLTFRRR encoded by the coding sequence ATGGAGAGCGAGCGCCGTACAAGGGCGACCGAGGCCTTCTTCGGTCGCCGCAAGGGAAAGCCCCTGCGTGATTTGCAGGCACAGCGTCTGGAAAACCTCCTGCCGCGGTTTAAGGTGGATCTCTCCGTACCTGCCCCGGCAGAGATAGGCTCGCTCTTCGACTTCGATCCTGCGCGCATCCGGCTGGAAATCGGCTTCGGCGGCGGCGAGCATCTGATTCACCGGGCTCTCGAAAACCCGTCCACGGCCTTCATCGGCGTGGAGCCTTTCGTCAATTCGATGGCAAAGCTCGTCGGTCGTGTTGAAGAGACCGGCGCGCTGAACATCAGGCTCTACGACGATGACGCGACCGAACTGTTGGACTGGCTGCCGGAGGGATCGCTCGACCAGATCGATCTCCTGTATCCCGATCCCTGGCCCAAGCGTAAGCACTGGAAGCGCCGCTTCGTCTCGAAGGTCAATCTGGATCGCTTCGCGCGCGTCCTGAAGCCAGGCGGTTCCTTTTGCTTCGCCTCCGATATCGATACGTATGTGAACTGGACGCTTCTTCACTGCGGCGCTCATCCCGCCTTCGAATGGACGGCGGAGAATGCCGCCGACTGGCTGACGCCTTTCGAGGGCTGGCCCAGCACGCGCTATGAGGCGAAGGCGAAGAGGGAAGGGCGAAAGTCTGCCTACCTGACGTTCAGAAGGCGCTAG
- the fmt gene encoding methionyl-tRNA formyltransferase, with translation MALRIIFMGTPDFSVPTLTALADAGHEIIAVYSQPPRRGGRRGLELQKSPVHLAAEKLGIEVRTPLNFKQEEDREAFRSLDADVAVVVAYGLLLPEAILGGTRLGCYNGHASLLPRWRGAAPIQRAIMAGDSETGIMVMNMDKGLDTGPFALTSRIPITENMTASDLHDALMVAGARLMVDAMAKLEAGSLSLTPQAEEGVLYAAKIDKMETRIDFARPARQVHDHIRGLSPFPGAWTEMGVSGRTERVKVLASELAAGAGAPGEVLSDDLVVACLDGAVRLTRLQKAGGKALSANDFLRGTSVPVGVVLS, from the coding sequence ATGGCGCTTCGTATAATTTTCATGGGCACGCCCGACTTTTCCGTACCGACGCTGACGGCGCTGGCGGACGCGGGGCATGAGATCATCGCCGTCTATTCGCAGCCGCCGCGCCGTGGCGGACGCCGCGGCCTGGAACTGCAGAAGTCGCCCGTGCATCTGGCAGCCGAAAAACTGGGCATCGAGGTGCGCACGCCGCTGAACTTCAAGCAGGAGGAGGACCGCGAGGCCTTCCGGTCGCTCGATGCCGACGTGGCGGTTGTCGTGGCCTATGGCCTTCTGCTTCCGGAAGCGATCCTGGGCGGCACCCGGCTCGGCTGCTACAACGGCCATGCCTCCCTGTTGCCGCGCTGGCGCGGCGCAGCTCCGATCCAGCGGGCGATCATGGCGGGGGACAGCGAAACCGGCATCATGGTGATGAATATGGACAAGGGGCTGGACACCGGTCCCTTCGCGCTCACGAGCCGCATTCCGATCACCGAGAACATGACTGCCAGCGATCTGCACGACGCTCTGATGGTCGCGGGCGCCAGACTCATGGTCGACGCGATGGCTAAGCTGGAGGCGGGCTCGCTTTCCCTGACGCCGCAGGCCGAGGAAGGCGTCCTCTACGCCGCCAAGATCGACAAGATGGAGACCAGGATAGACTTCGCCCGGCCCGCGCGGCAGGTGCATGACCACATCCGCGGGCTTTCGCCCTTCCCCGGTGCCTGGACCGAAATGGGCGTTTCCGGCCGGACAGAACGGGTCAAGGTGCTTGCCAGCGAACTGGCGGCCGGTGCCGGTGCACCTGGCGAGGTTCTTTCGGACGACCTCGTCGTCGCCTGCCTCGATGGCGCGGTCAGGCTCACCCGCCTCCAGAAGGCTGGCGGCAAGGCACTGTCAGCGAACGATTTTCTGCGCGGCACATCCGTTCCCGTCGGCGTGGTCCTCTCCTGA
- a CDS encoding ribokinase has product MITVFGSINMDLIATTERLPKPGETVAGGSFSTAAGGKGANQALAARRAGAQVRMAGAVGSDGFAGDALALLEGAGTDLSLVKTSPEPTGTAHILVGGDGENVIVVVPGANGTVSADDAREAIASMNGGDFLMLQLEVPAAAVEAALTEARTKGVTSVINLAPLTPDARRLGAMADILVANETEFELFAGREDLSASEREKAMSELHAKSGQTLIVTLGAEGVVAISGGQLHRAKGLVIEPVDTVSAGDTFCGYMVASLDAGLALPEALRRAAVAGSLACLKRGAQPSIPLAAEVDRSL; this is encoded by the coding sequence ATGATCACTGTTTTCGGATCCATCAACATGGACCTCATCGCCACGACCGAGCGCCTGCCGAAGCCCGGGGAAACGGTTGCCGGCGGCAGCTTCAGCACCGCGGCCGGTGGCAAGGGGGCAAACCAGGCGCTCGCTGCACGACGCGCCGGCGCCCAGGTACGCATGGCGGGCGCTGTGGGGAGCGACGGCTTTGCCGGCGATGCGCTGGCCCTGCTGGAGGGTGCCGGTACCGATCTCTCTCTCGTGAAGACCTCGCCGGAGCCGACCGGTACCGCGCACATTCTCGTCGGGGGCGACGGGGAGAACGTCATCGTGGTGGTGCCCGGTGCCAATGGCACCGTCAGTGCCGACGATGCCCGCGAGGCGATCGCATCCATGAACGGCGGCGATTTCCTGATGCTGCAACTGGAGGTGCCGGCAGCGGCCGTGGAGGCGGCGCTGACGGAGGCCCGCACAAAGGGCGTGACGTCCGTGATCAACCTTGCTCCGCTGACGCCCGACGCGCGAAGACTGGGCGCCATGGCCGATATTCTCGTGGCCAATGAGACGGAGTTCGAGTTGTTCGCCGGACGCGAGGACCTGTCGGCCAGCGAGCGCGAGAAGGCAATGAGCGAGTTGCACGCAAAGAGCGGCCAGACACTGATCGTCACGCTGGGTGCGGAAGGTGTCGTTGCGATCAGCGGCGGGCAGCTCCATCGTGCCAAGGGGCTGGTCATCGAGCCGGTCGACACGGTCTCGGCTGGCGATACGTTCTGCGGCTATATGGTCGCCTCCCTGGACGCCGGATTAGCGCTCCCGGAAGCATTGCGGCGTGCCGCCGTGGCGGGCTCGCTTGCCTGCCTCAAGCGTGGAGCCCAGCCATCGATTCCGCTTGCGGCGGAAGTGGACCGCAGCCTCTAA
- a CDS encoding hemolysin family protein — translation MSDFRSRPEQAEAGEAEASGQDEAGSPQKPETGGRPASSFWARAARIWRSSGGSSLRKDIAEALLSDEGEDTAFLPEERAMLHNILRFREVRVEDVMVPRADIEAVDQDISIGELMVIFEESGRSRMPVYCDSLDDPRGMVHIRDLLSYVTKQARNKRRTTPAKTSAATKNGAAAQPAADKAQKPQKAEFDLGRVDLAKSVLDAGIIRKVLFVPPSMLAADLMARMQADRTQMALVIDEYGGTDGLASLEDIVETVVGNIEDEHDDDEAMITRVSDDVFIADARVELEELAETIGPDFDIREQLEDADTLGGLIFASLGRIPARGEVVQALPGFEFHVLDADPRRVKRVRIIRKRAVTRRRPQKVEAELDPAAAAGGVRIEPVEQLRDQ, via the coding sequence ATGAGCGATTTCAGAAGCCGGCCTGAACAGGCTGAGGCAGGTGAGGCGGAAGCCTCAGGACAGGACGAGGCGGGCAGTCCTCAGAAGCCGGAAACTGGTGGAAGACCGGCAAGTTCTTTTTGGGCTCGTGCTGCGCGCATCTGGCGCAGTTCAGGCGGGTCCAGCCTTCGCAAGGACATTGCGGAAGCACTGCTGAGTGACGAAGGCGAAGACACCGCCTTCCTGCCCGAGGAGCGGGCAATGCTCCACAATATCCTCCGCTTCCGCGAGGTCCGCGTTGAGGATGTGATGGTGCCGCGCGCCGATATCGAGGCGGTGGACCAGGATATTTCCATCGGTGAACTGATGGTGATCTTCGAGGAGTCCGGCCGCTCGCGAATGCCGGTCTACTGCGACAGCCTCGATGACCCGCGCGGCATGGTCCATATCCGCGACCTTCTCTCCTACGTGACCAAGCAGGCGCGCAACAAGCGCCGCACCACGCCTGCGAAGACCAGTGCCGCGACCAAGAACGGCGCTGCCGCGCAGCCGGCAGCTGACAAGGCGCAGAAGCCCCAGAAGGCCGAGTTCGATCTCGGGCGCGTTGATCTCGCCAAATCGGTGCTCGATGCGGGCATCATCCGCAAGGTCCTGTTCGTGCCGCCGTCCATGCTTGCCGCCGACCTGATGGCGCGCATGCAGGCGGACCGCACCCAGATGGCGCTCGTCATCGACGAGTATGGCGGCACCGACGGCCTGGCCTCGCTCGAGGATATTGTCGAGACGGTCGTCGGTAATATCGAAGACGAGCACGACGACGACGAGGCCATGATCACCAGGGTGTCGGACGATGTGTTCATCGCGGACGCCCGGGTTGAGCTTGAAGAGCTGGCGGAAACGATTGGACCGGACTTCGACATTCGCGAGCAATTGGAGGATGCCGATACGCTCGGCGGCCTCATCTTCGCATCGCTCGGCCGCATTCCGGCGCGCGGCGAGGTGGTCCAGGCCCTGCCGGGCTTCGAGTTCCACGTGCTCGATGCCGATCCTCGCCGGGTCAAGCGGGTGCGCATCATCCGCAAGCGCGCCGTGACGCGCCGCCGCCCGCAGAAGGTAGAGGCGGAACTCGATCCGGCGGCGGCCGCTGGGGGAGTTCGCATCGAACCGGTCGAGCAGCTTCGGGATCAGTAA
- a CDS encoding Hsp20 family protein, producing the protein MSRMTPFTSPMLLGFDAMEKTLERIAKSNDGYPPYNIERLHSDGAGAPERLRITLAVAGFSEDELEITTEENQLIIRGRQIENGERDFLYRGIAARQFQRLFVLADGMQVLGAHLKNGLLAVDLVRPEPERMVKKINISVPD; encoded by the coding sequence ATGAGCCGCATGACACCATTCACGAGCCCTATGCTCCTGGGCTTCGACGCCATGGAGAAGACGCTGGAGCGCATTGCCAAGAGCAATGACGGCTATCCGCCCTACAACATCGAGCGTCTGCATTCCGATGGCGCGGGTGCGCCCGAGCGCCTCCGCATAACGCTTGCCGTCGCCGGTTTCTCCGAGGACGAGCTGGAGATCACCACCGAGGAGAACCAGCTCATCATCCGCGGTCGCCAGATCGAGAACGGCGAACGGGATTTTCTTTACCGCGGCATCGCTGCACGGCAGTTCCAGCGACTGTTCGTGCTTGCCGACGGCATGCAAGTTTTGGGTGCCCACCTGAAGAACGGACTTCTCGCCGTCGACCTCGTGCGCCCGGAACCGGAGCGCATGGTAAAGAAAATTAACATTTCCGTACCAGACTAG
- a CDS encoding helix-turn-helix domain-containing protein translates to MIENKKKPNPIDIHVGSRIRLRRTMLGMSQEKLGESLGITFQQIQKYEKGTNRVGASRLQNISSILNVPVSFFFEDAPGESSGGPNGMAEASSSNYVVDFLSSSEGLQLNRAFVKIADPKVRRKLVDLVKTLAAEADAE, encoded by the coding sequence ATGATTGAGAATAAGAAAAAGCCGAACCCGATCGATATACACGTCGGGAGCCGGATTCGCCTCCGCCGGACGATGCTTGGCATGAGCCAGGAGAAGCTGGGCGAGAGCCTGGGGATCACGTTCCAGCAGATTCAAAAATATGAGAAGGGTACGAACCGTGTAGGCGCCAGCCGCCTCCAGAACATCTCAAGCATTCTGAATGTTCCGGTATCGTTCTTCTTCGAGGATGCGCCCGGCGAAAGCTCGGGAGGTCCCAACGGGATGGCGGAAGCCTCCAGTTCGAACTACGTGGTCGACTTCCTGTCTTCTTCGGAAGGGCTTCAGCTCAATCGCGCATTCGTAAAGATCGCCGACCCGAAGGTGCGACGCAAGTTGGTCGACCTGGTCAAGACGCTCGCGGCGGAAGCCGACGCGGAATAG
- the def gene encoding peptide deformylase yields the protein MTIKPLIILPDPILRQVSNPVEAITDDIRRLTEDMLETMYDAPGIGLAAIQIGVPRRMLVLDVSKEGEEKQPRVFINPEIVASSSERSVYEEGCLSIPDYYAEVERPAAITVRHLDREGKEHIVEADGLLATCLQHEIDHLNGVLFIDHISKLKRDMVIRKFTKSAKARGTKAI from the coding sequence ATGACCATCAAACCGCTGATAATTCTTCCCGATCCCATACTTCGTCAGGTCTCCAATCCCGTGGAGGCCATTACCGACGACATCCGTCGGCTGACAGAAGACATGCTGGAGACGATGTACGATGCTCCCGGGATAGGCCTGGCGGCGATCCAGATCGGCGTGCCTCGTCGTATGCTCGTGCTGGATGTCTCCAAGGAAGGCGAGGAGAAGCAGCCGCGGGTGTTCATCAACCCGGAAATCGTGGCGTCTTCCAGCGAGCGGTCCGTCTACGAGGAAGGCTGCCTGTCCATCCCGGACTACTATGCAGAGGTTGAGCGGCCGGCCGCTATTACCGTCCGCCATCTCGACCGGGAGGGAAAGGAGCATATCGTCGAGGCCGACGGTCTTCTCGCCACCTGCCTCCAGCATGAGATAGACCACCTCAACGGCGTATTGTTCATCGATCATATATCCAAGCTGAAGCGCGACATGGTGATCCGGAAGTTCACCAAGTCAGCAAAGGCCAGGGGTACAAAAGCGATCTAG
- the metK gene encoding methionine adenosyltransferase, producing MRSSYLFTSESVAEGHPDKVCDRISDEIVDLVYREAAKTKFDPWSVRIACETLATTNRVVIAGEVRLPPSLMKKDKNGNDVINPARFKAAARKAIKDIGYEQDGFHWKNAKVDVLLHAQSADIAQGVDNAADQQGDEGAGDQGIMFGYACRETTDLMPAPIYYSHRILQLLAAARKQGEGDAGKLGPDAKSQVTVRYADGKPADVASIVLSTQHLDDSWDSAKVRAVVEPYIREALNGLPIADDCKWYINPTGKFVIGGPDGDAGLTGRKIIVDTYGGAAPHGGGAFSGKDTTKVDRSAAYAARYLAKNVVAANLADRCTIQLSYAIGVAQPLSVYVDLHGTGTVTEDEVEAAIRKVMDLSPSGIRRHLDLNKPIYAKTSAYGHFGRKSGRDGSFSWEKLDLVKPLKEALRA from the coding sequence ATGCGCAGCAGCTATCTCTTCACCAGCGAATCCGTGGCAGAGGGGCATCCAGACAAGGTTTGCGACAGAATCTCGGACGAAATCGTCGATCTCGTTTACCGTGAGGCCGCCAAGACCAAGTTCGATCCCTGGTCTGTGCGCATCGCCTGCGAGACGCTGGCCACGACCAACCGTGTCGTCATTGCCGGCGAAGTCCGCCTGCCGCCGAGCCTGATGAAAAAGGACAAGAACGGCAACGACGTCATCAATCCCGCGAGATTCAAGGCTGCCGCGCGCAAGGCTATCAAGGATATCGGCTACGAACAGGATGGCTTCCACTGGAAGAACGCCAAGGTCGATGTTCTCCTCCACGCCCAGTCGGCCGACATTGCGCAGGGTGTCGACAACGCTGCAGACCAGCAGGGCGACGAGGGTGCGGGCGACCAGGGCATCATGTTCGGTTATGCCTGCCGCGAAACCACGGATCTCATGCCGGCGCCGATCTACTATTCGCACCGCATCCTTCAGCTCCTCGCCGCCGCGCGCAAGCAGGGTGAGGGCGATGCCGGAAAGCTCGGTCCCGATGCCAAGAGCCAGGTGACCGTGCGCTATGCCGACGGCAAGCCTGCCGACGTTGCCTCGATCGTTCTTTCGACCCAGCATCTCGACGACAGCTGGGACTCGGCCAAGGTGCGTGCAGTCGTGGAGCCCTACATCCGTGAGGCGCTGAACGGCCTTCCCATCGCCGATGACTGCAAGTGGTACATCAATCCCACCGGCAAGTTCGTGATCGGCGGCCCCGATGGCGACGCGGGCCTGACCGGCCGCAAGATCATCGTCGACACCTATGGTGGCGCAGCACCCCACGGCGGTGGCGCGTTTTCGGGCAAGGACACCACGAAGGTCGACCGTTCGGCGGCCTATGCGGCGCGCTATCTCGCCAAGAACGTGGTTGCCGCGAACCTCGCCGATCGCTGCACGATCCAGCTCTCCTACGCCATTGGCGTTGCTCAGCCCCTGTCGGTCTATGTCGATCTGCACGGAACCGGCACGGTCACCGAGGACGAGGTGGAAGCAGCCATCCGCAAGGTCATGGACTTGTCGCCCTCCGGCATTCGCCGCCACCTCGACCTCAACAAGCCGATCTATGCCAAGACCTCGGCCTACGGTCATTTCGGCCGCAAGTCCGGTCGGGACGGCTCCTTCTCCTGGGAGAAGCTGGACCTGGTGAAGCCCCTGAAGGAAGCCCTGAGGGCGTGA
- a CDS encoding PhoH family protein, with product MNGHELMTSSPRQSKKTTTDVNHFVLTFENNRYASELFGQFDQNLKLIEQRLNIDARARGNSVALSGDFTATNQARRALDYLYGRLQSGGSVDASDVEGAIRMAVAADDQLSLPTMERKAKLSMAQISTRKKTIAARTPTQDAYIRALERSELVFGVGPAGTGKTYLAVAHAAQLLERGLVDRIVLSRPAVEAGERLGFLPGDMKEKVDPYLRPLYDALYDMMPGDKVERAITAGVIEIAPLAFMRGRTLANAAVILDEAQNTTSMQMKMFLTRLGENGRMIVTGDPSQVDLPRGVKSGLVEALQILRGVEGVSVVRFKDVDVVRHPMVARIVKAYESHTAVQDESEIMDR from the coding sequence TTGAACGGACACGAATTGATGACTTCGTCACCGCGCCAGTCGAAGAAGACAACGACAGACGTTAATCACTTCGTGCTCACCTTTGAGAACAACCGATACGCCAGTGAGCTTTTCGGACAGTTCGACCAGAACCTGAAGCTGATTGAGCAGCGCCTGAACATCGATGCGAGGGCCCGGGGCAACTCCGTTGCGCTCTCCGGCGATTTCACCGCCACGAACCAGGCTCGTCGCGCGCTCGACTATCTCTACGGCCGGCTCCAGAGTGGCGGCTCCGTGGACGCGTCGGATGTGGAAGGAGCCATCCGGATGGCCGTCGCCGCGGACGATCAGCTTTCCCTTCCGACGATGGAGCGCAAGGCCAAACTCTCGATGGCCCAGATTTCTACTCGCAAGAAGACCATTGCGGCACGCACGCCGACGCAGGACGCCTATATCCGGGCGCTGGAGCGCTCAGAGCTCGTGTTCGGCGTGGGGCCGGCAGGTACCGGCAAGACCTATCTCGCGGTGGCGCACGCCGCGCAATTGCTGGAGCGTGGCCTCGTCGACCGCATCGTTCTTTCACGCCCAGCGGTCGAAGCCGGCGAGCGGCTTGGGTTCCTTCCGGGCGACATGAAGGAAAAGGTCGATCCCTACCTGCGGCCGCTCTATGACGCTCTCTACGACATGATGCCCGGCGACAAGGTCGAGCGCGCCATAACTGCCGGCGTCATCGAAATCGCGCCGCTGGCCTTCATGCGCGGTCGTACCCTTGCCAACGCTGCCGTTATCCTCGACGAGGCGCAGAACACGACCTCGATGCAGATGAAGATGTTCCTGACCCGCTTGGGTGAGAACGGCCGCATGATCGTCACGGGCGACCCGAGCCAAGTTGACCTGCCGCGCGGCGTCAAGTCCGGTCTTGTCGAGGCGCTTCAGATCCTCCGCGGTGTCGAGGGGGTCTCGGTCGTGCGCTTCAAGGATGTCGACGTCGTACGCCATCCCATGGTGGCACGGATCGTCAAGGCCTACGAATCCCACACCGCCGTCCAGGACGAAAGCGAGATCATGGACCGCTAG
- the rmuC gene encoding DNA recombination protein RmuC, with amino-acid sequence MDFQSSLHHVVIRASETVSRNPALALASLGFLVLVALTIGLARRSNRRDAEAASSAQIQLGELLKAQTELQGRVAAMAEVFGARQAETNQAINQRLDGLTQRLGQSISEQTRATHDNLRKLQERLAVIDSAQTNIQSLAKDVVGLQAILSNKQTRGAFGQARMETIVADGLPQGAYGFQQQLSTGVRPDCTIRMPNGQPPLVIDAKFPLEAWNAIAAAGSPEAAKAAATQFRRDMEVHIRDIAEKYLIAGETQDTAFLFVPSESIFAAIHESFEMVVQRAHRARIVIVSPSLLLLSIQVLQALFRDQRMREQAHVIQAEVVRLMDDLTRLDDRVRKLHGHFTAAQKDVDQILTSTEKLARRGSRIGEMEFEQPAAAPPSSEPGGRSVESRTGQLKLRVVDED; translated from the coding sequence ATGGATTTCCAATCTTCCCTTCATCATGTGGTGATTCGTGCCTCGGAGACCGTGTCCCGAAATCCCGCATTAGCGCTCGCTTCACTCGGTTTCCTTGTGCTTGTCGCGCTCACGATCGGGCTCGCCCGGCGCTCGAACAGGCGGGATGCGGAGGCTGCTTCCTCCGCGCAGATCCAGCTTGGCGAGCTCCTGAAGGCGCAGACCGAGCTGCAGGGCCGCGTGGCCGCCATGGCCGAAGTGTTCGGCGCGCGCCAGGCGGAAACGAACCAGGCGATCAACCAGCGGCTTGACGGGCTCACCCAACGCCTCGGGCAGTCGATCAGCGAGCAGACACGGGCGACCCACGACAATCTGAGGAAGCTGCAGGAGCGGCTTGCCGTGATCGACTCCGCCCAGACGAACATTCAGTCGCTGGCAAAGGATGTCGTAGGCCTTCAGGCCATCCTCTCCAACAAGCAGACACGCGGTGCCTTCGGGCAAGCGCGCATGGAGACCATCGTCGCAGACGGACTGCCTCAGGGGGCCTATGGGTTCCAACAGCAGCTTTCTACCGGCGTACGTCCAGATTGCACGATCCGCATGCCGAACGGACAGCCGCCGCTGGTGATCGACGCGAAATTTCCGCTGGAGGCATGGAATGCCATTGCCGCCGCCGGATCGCCAGAGGCGGCGAAAGCCGCGGCAACACAGTTCCGAAGGGACATGGAGGTCCATATCCGCGACATTGCGGAGAAGTACCTCATCGCCGGCGAGACACAGGACACCGCCTTCCTGTTCGTGCCGTCAGAGTCGATTTTCGCGGCAATTCACGAATCCTTCGAAATGGTCGTCCAGCGCGCCCACCGAGCCCGCATCGTGATCGTCTCCCCGTCGCTGCTCCTGCTTTCGATCCAGGTTCTTCAGGCGCTTTTCCGCGACCAGCGCATGCGCGAGCAGGCCCATGTGATACAGGCCGAGGTCGTGCGACTGATGGACGACCTTACCCGTCTCGACGACCGGGTGCGCAAGCTGCACGGTCATTTCACCGCGGCGCAGAAAGACGTCGACCAGATCCTGACCTCGACAGAGAAGCTCGCGCGCCGCGGATCGCGCATCGGTGAAATGGAGTTCGAGCAGCCTGCGGCGGCACCGCCGTCTTCGGAGCCGGGTGGCCGGAGTGTCGAAAGTCGCACGGGCCAGCTTAAACTGAGAGTGGTTGACGAAGACTGA
- a CDS encoding DUF1150 family protein has product MGLKALSPVVTKADLAHLGAGEVGYIRKMRADEVSRCFPEAPEIDPALDLWALFGADGTPILLTDNRSSTFFKAAEDDLRTVSLH; this is encoded by the coding sequence ATGGGCCTTAAAGCTCTCTCTCCTGTCGTCACGAAGGCGGACCTTGCGCATCTCGGCGCAGGCGAAGTCGGCTACATTCGCAAGATGCGCGCCGACGAGGTATCCCGCTGCTTCCCCGAGGCTCCCGAAATTGATCCGGCCCTGGATCTTTGGGCGCTCTTTGGTGCCGACGGCACGCCAATTCTCCTGACCGACAATCGCTCGAGCACCTTCTTCAAGGCGGCCGAAGACGACCTGCGCACCGTAAGCCTGCACTAA